GGTGAAGGGGCTTGATAAATTCATTAAGGAAAAGATTCTTGGGCTCATCACTGATTCATGGCTATGATGGAGGAGTTCCAAGAAGCCATGATAAGTGGCTTGGAAGGGAAGTCATGTTGCTGAAAAGGGCTGTGGTCCAACCCAAAACTCAACTCACTCAACCCATCCAACCAGTGGAAAACCTGAGTAGCTCCGTATCGGCATTTAATATTTAGCCCATGCCAGTTCACTCAAAGTTTTTGGCCCCAGAACTGAACGCAAGGCCCATCCACCAGAAGTTTCAGCACAGCATTAAATATCTAGCCAACACAAAATCCACTAGCCTCCCCATAAAGTGAGGCCATGAGGTCCACACATGTGGAGAGATAATTTCTTTAGAATAGATACAAGATAGAAAAATGGCTTCACACTTAACTGGGGTCATGTCTTCTTCTACATGTTCCACCACTGCTACAAATGTTTTTGAGATTGGAAAGCACATCACAGTGCTTCTAAGAGCTGAACCAGGCACTTGCACCACCAAGTCATCTCTTCCTGTTCCCCCTCCACTGCAACTCTTGATTGCTACGCCCTCTGAAGCAGGGGAGTTCCCGCTGCTGCTCCTCCTTCATGGTTATCTTCTCTATAACTCTTTCTACTCCCAGCTCATCCAACACATagcctctcatggtttcattgTTCTTGCTCCTCAGGTAAGTGATTTGCTCTTGTATCTGATGTTGATTTAACATGAGGTTTCTGTTGTTAATCTTGTGATTACATGTTTCTTCTAATGAACAGCTCTGATTTTGTGTCATTGCCTTTCCAAACTTCCCAGTTCCCACCCCACTTTTGTACTCTATTATTGTACTGGAAAACTGAAACTGGATGCCCTGTTGCTGTCCCCAATAATTGGGATTGCGCCTTATCCCAACATTGAGTCTACAGTTCAATCCAACTATCGAATTGGAATGTTTTTACAAATTGACCAGTGAATGTATATGATCTTAGGATTAATCTTTAATTTGTATGACTTTTGAGCGATGGGGATATGTAGCTACAAAGGGTGATTCCAATTAATTTTGACACTGTTGATAGGTGTATTAAGTTGGTTTTGAAGCCTCCCAGtatctcttcttttcttctttctcataaAAGTTATGGTCCCTATGATGACCTTAGTTCCCAAGTCTGAATAATGAAATAACTTGTACCAGAAGCCTTGGCTCCTTCAATATGTTCACTGCCACATCATCTTGCTATGACAGCCATTTTGGAATTTACCGAACCTTCCTGTCCAAAAAGACAAAGCATATGAATTATCAAGTGTTCTctttaaagcaaaaaaatgaATACCCAGCATTTTTTATGATGTAAAGTGGAGTGATTGGAATATGAATTTGAAAGCCCAAGACAAACTCTAGTTTTGTTGTTCATTAGTTGAAGCCCATGCTGGGTATAATTCTTCTTTCCACTCACTAGAAGCAGATGTTGGCTCCAATTCCTCCTTGTTCTTagattcaaaaaccaaaaattacatATTGTTGCATTATCCATACATAATAGTGAATCACACCTTTGTTCATGCTTACACAAGAATAGGCTTTCTAAATCATCTTTAGTCTCATTTGGCAACTATTGGTTTGTTTACTGCCTTTGCCACATGCCAAAGTCGCAGTTAGGAGTCTGATGCAGCAATGTGACCAccgatttttttgttttctctaagTACTTCAAAGCAAATTAGCATTCTACCATGGCCTAGTGCATGACTTTGATTGTATACTCTTGGGGGTATGATGACTTCTTAGCATGTTGTAGCTTTGATTGTGAACTCCTCCCCAAAATGCAAACTCAGATATGAGGGAAGGAGAACTAGTACTATTTTGTATTTTGTGTTTGGGGTGTAGcttatttcttgttttcattcAACAGTTATACACTGTGGCTGGACCAGATTCAAGCGAAGAGATCAACTCCGCAGCTGCTGTAACAAATTGGTTATCCAAAGGACTCCATGACTTACTTCCTCCCCATGTTCGGCCAAATTTAAGCAAACTAGGACTTGCCGGCCATAGTCGTGGAGGCAAAACTGCTTTTGCTCTAGCACTGAgaaaagcatccacttctctgAAATTTTCAGCCTTGATAGGCATAGACCCGGTGGATGGAATGGACAAAGGGAAACAAACCCCTCCACCGGTACTCACCTATGTTCCTCATTCATTTGATCTAGACATGGCAGTAATGGTAATTGGTTCGGGTTTGGGTGAAGTGAAAAGGAACCCTCTGTTCCCTCCTTGTGCCCCCAAGGGCGTAAACCATGAGGACTTCTTTAAAGAATGCCGTGAACCAGCTTGTTATTTTCTTGCCAAGGACTATGGCCATCTTGACATGCTAGACGATGAGACTAATGGAATTAGAGGGAAAGCTACACATTGTTTGTGTAGAAATGGGAAGTCTAGAGAACCCATGAGGAGGTTTGTTGGAGGCATTGTGATTGCATTTATGAAAGCTTATTTGGAAGGCGATAACAGCAGTCTAATCTCCATTAGAGATGGGCATGCTACTGCACCAGTGGAGCTTCAAAATGTTGAGTTTCTCGTGTGAAATTTTAAATGTTTCGATTTCAATAGTGGGTATTTTTCTAGTATGTTATGAATGTCCAAAGTTGTTCCCCTAATTCCAAGGCAAGATCCAACTTTATTTGGATGCCTGCTTCACAGGCAATATCTTAATGCCAAGATTAGCCACAACTTCTATGAAATCATTGGTGTTCCCCTAATGCCAGGGCAAATAGACTCTGTTTGGATGCTTGGTTGACTGGAAATATGATAATGCCgtgtttggtgaaaatttttattagaccATTGATGGCCAGGCTCATGGTTGAGCTCCTGGTTTCACTTTCACCTGTGACTAGCAATGGTAAATGTTCCACTTGGTTGTCTATTGCCAATCCTGACATCATTTCTTTTCAAGTGTTTGTTctgaaatttttgtttgtttgtttttgctACTGTCATGTTGAATTTATATACTTGATCACCAACATAAATTTATGTGTCTAACAGTGATCAGTATCTAAATTAGTGCATAATTTCAAGAGTCACTCTTGATGTCCTTTCTCTCTTTGGTTTGTTAAGATCAAGCCATCCTCATTTACAGGAATGTTTTCacggaaagagaaaaaaatgttgttCATATCCCGAACACCCATGACCCATCCTCCCAAAGCAGTACGTTTCTTTTTCACAATACAAatcttttgaaattgaaaactCTTTGGGGAAAATAGCAAGAGAGATGAAGATAATGCAAAGAAAAGGTACGCGCATCTGTCGGCCCATCaagcaattattattattattatttttgttttccatctcgaattttgaaatttggggCAGCCATACAACACTTTGAAAAGAATGGTCCTACTTTATAAGATGTACTGAAGTACTGTGTGGGAAGCATTTTTCCCAATTTACTGTAAGTCTCTGAAGAGACCCTGTTCAAATAGTGAATACTTTTGAACAGTCCCTCAGACCCATCCCCAACATTATATCTAAGATGGCAAAGAATATTGGACTTCAATCTCTCATAATAGATTCCTCCCTGCCCAATCCAACCCCACTCTTATTTTTTCTGGTTATCCATTTCTCATAGCCAAGAAGGGTGTCATTTAATTTGAATACGTCCAACTTGAATTGGCATCTTGAAAACAAATAACATTTTTCCAACAAGTTTGTAAATATTCTTATTGCACTGTGAAATCTCATGTCAATTAGAAAAGTTTTTAGTGGTTTTAAAGCCACGATAGTCTCTTTAAATTTAGAGTGaataatatctatataattGAGTGTTGATCATTATAAATGGTATTAGATTCGATTTTGATATGagggtttgtttgattttataagatatatttgtttgtttgactTCACAATTCTGGGAGACATAAAGAAGTCATTATGTTTGCATAAAAGGTATTTGTGATGTTCTATAttgaatatgagaaaaaaatataacattatataagtatgaatttcttttaatcttGTAGATGCGTTTTAAAACTGTGAAAACTTCTTTAAACCTAAAACGAAAAATATCTACAAGGTTGGATGctataaagaaatattttttatctttttaatatttaaatgtaatttttttgataatattttttaagtattaaaaatattaaaaacgttttataaaatcattaccaaacatattttaattttatttatataagcatggtttaaaattattaatgtaGCCAGCTCaaagtgaaaaatatttatattagttAGGATAAATAGTATTAGACCCAAAGTGAACCAAAAAAAGTTGAACACATATTTTTTACATGAAACAAACATCACCAATTGAGGTGGAAGACGAAGTCATTATTTTAAAGAGATAACGTTAATggtagaaaaatataattaaatataaagtacaattttaaattagaaaaggggtttttttatataaaaaataataattatgttaAACTCCCCTTCCAAG
This region of Vitis vinifera cultivar Pinot Noir 40024 chromosome 5, ASM3070453v1 genomic DNA includes:
- the LOC100252835 gene encoding chlorophyllase-2 codes for the protein MASHLTGVMSSSTCSTTATNVFEIGKHITVLLRAEPGTCTTKSSLPVPPPLQLLIATPSEAGEFPLLLLLHGYLLYNSFYSQLIQHIASHGFIVLAPQLYTVAGPDSSEEINSAAAVTNWLSKGLHDLLPPHVRPNLSKLGLAGHSRGGKTAFALALRKASTSLKFSALIGIDPVDGMDKGKQTPPPVLTYVPHSFDLDMAVMVIGSGLGEVKRNPLFPPCAPKGVNHEDFFKECREPACYFLAKDYGHLDMLDDETNGIRGKATHCLCRNGKSREPMRRFVGGIVIAFMKAYLEGDNSSLISIRDGHATAPVELQNVEFLV